Genomic DNA from Pistricoccus aurantiacus:
GCCTGGCTTTCATCGCCGGCAGTATCTTCTTCTTTCCGGCGCTTCAGACGTATCTGATCTTCGGCGACTGGCTATTCTTCATAGGATCGTTACTTTATCTGATGGTGACGGGTCACGATCTGCTCGAGGTGCTCAAGTACTGGCGCAAGCATCAAACCGACACCTTCAGCGATTATATCGAGTACGTCTCGGCCTGGGCCTGCGTGCTCGGATCGGCGCTGTTCGCGGTAGGCAGCCTGTGCTTTTTTCCCTCCATTGAAGCCATTGCGCTAGGCAGCTGGAGCTTCATCATCGGCTCGATACTGTTCGTGATCGGCGGTTTCGTGAATCTTCTACAGGTGGTCGAAGCGCCGTCAATGCTCTACATGCAGCTGTTCAACATCACCGTGGCTCAATTCATTCTTGGCTCGGGGCTGTTCACGGTGGCCTCGATTCCCTATCTATGGCAATTTCCCAGCGATCCGGAGCGGCAGATTACCGC
This window encodes:
- a CDS encoding YrhK family protein — translated: MPHLLTHRQRVSNLSSSDSNSHSHEIWQTVNAVSYQLGGLAFIAGSIFFFPALQTYLIFGDWLFFIGSLLYLMVTGHDLLEVLKYWRKHQTDTFSDYIEYVSAWACVLGSALFAVGSLCFFPSIEAIALGSWSFIIGSILFVIGGFVNLLQVVEAPSMLYMQLFNITVAQFILGSGLFTVASIPYLWQFPSDPERQITAYAASQFLFASVLFFIGGMSIYYRKLMRKQLLASCHASGLGTMFISALRKEDERASKEHSSSSR